One part of the Haliotis asinina isolate JCU_RB_2024 chromosome 2, JCU_Hal_asi_v2, whole genome shotgun sequence genome encodes these proteins:
- the LOC137273666 gene encoding uncharacterized protein encodes MIPAFVISVFLLGVALGQDQTRVPGASGEEVVEAVVSRIRESCTFSHDKLFLRRLAYVETHDGTDPKTYRPGYDGGIWQIDESKFNLTKVSIKVDALFLKIKYLFGIDWNTVRWADLRQPMCSGLAAALYLASLTEDIPQRTQDQAAFYFRHFRNDSQSVHDFSEGSKRLDIVCQRTNLDLAFLVDASSSLAPEDFREAKQFAQNVVKNFKIGRNDVRIAFVTFSSGYKSQFDFNQYTNSDDVHKAIDQVLKSEGHTDTDQALDYASRKLFTNSSGSREGSSKVILLVTDGKSTAPKKTLPAAIRVRNKGITVFAIGVGSDVDTEELRNLANKPQCTHVMTLAGYRDLSSLVGEIQDVSCKAPAVLTRGRHVYSCLNSGLYQVETNGSTAQVKIAVTDGALSVYGSVINATPNKAGHDFFSISTPATSTTLLMNDVHRPLYLNITSSRRNNGCSGNYTIDIGNVERVNLSTPVLCVYHDVTRLCSVVDFYRNFFTVVEPPYKITNPCRSSDPGFKGHPTDQTKFIICGADGTDNVFQCPQHHIYDQNIKDCIVGEPSTTTSTTTTEAPITTIAGQTTTIPQPATTIKKTTFSLAHTQRSIPYTTSTAFTSKPATVTTASTTTIKPPTTSPQPVTSKLKTTTFLSTSSAAVTTTTSIPVTSSATSIPDTTSTTFTSKPATVTTVSTTTIKPQTTSPQPVTSKLKTTTFLSTSSVAVTTTTSIPATSSAASIPDTTSTTSFPSSSSTTSSRPRTARPIIQSSTNVWSVSSITTKPPSTTTIRAHPKVASTTTSSIASTLFPNSPPSTNPCTHETKGRLLPYPNDDTKYIDCSIIPHVGYVMTCQDGKIWDQSILTCTNKYVIVDPNQMTVDKNIHNPCRIHLNKQDLFYFPHPDKTKFIQCDQYGDAFVKACPKDEVWRQAILQCIPNAF; translated from the exons ATGATACCAGCGTTCGTTATTTCGGTGTTTTTGCTTGGGGTGGCTCTGGGCCAGGATCAGACTCGAGTTCCTGGAGCATCTGGAGAAGAGGTTGTAGAAGCTGTGGTGAGCAGGATCCGAGAATCATGTACTTTCTCTCACGACAAGTTGTTTCTCAGACGCCTGGCCTATGTGGAAACGCATGATGGAACAGACCCTAAGACCTACAGGCCTGGATATGATGGTGGGATTTGGCAG ATTGATGAAAGCAAGTTCAACCTCACCAAGGTATCCATCAAGGTTGACGCGTTGTTTCTTAAGATTAAATACCTATTTGGCATCGACTGGAACACAGTCAGGTGGGCGGACCTACGGCAGCCAATGTGCTCGGGCCTTGCTGCAGCACTATATCTTGCCTCCTTGACTGAAGACATCCCACAAAGAACACAAGACCAGGCTGCCTTCTACTTCAGACACTTCCGCAATGACAGTCAGTCGGTGCACGATTTTTCAGAAGGATCCAAACGCCTTGacatag TCTGCCAGCGAACAAATCTTGATTTAGCCTTTCTCGTTGATGCCTCTTCAAGCCTTGCTCCAGAGGATTTCAGGGAAGCCAAACAGTTTGCGCAAAATGTTGTGAAAAATTTCAAGATTGGTAGAAATGATGTCAGAATTGCGTTTGTAACTTTCAGCAGTGGATACAAATCTCAGTTTGATTTCAACCAATACACGAACAGCGATGACGTGCACAAAGCCATTGACCAAGTCCTTAAGTCAGAAGGACACACGGACACCGACCAAGCACTGGACTACGCGTCGAGGAAATTGTTCACGAACTCTTCGGGTTCAAGAGAGGGGAGCTCAAAGGTGATTCTGTTGGTTACCGACGGAAAATCAACAGCTCCTAAGAAGACTCTTCCTGCGGCAATACGAGTCAGAAACAAAGGAATTACTGTTTTCGCCATTGGAGTAGGTTCTGATGTTGACACAGAAGAACTGAGGAACCTGGCCAACAAACCTCAATGTACTCACGTGATGACCCTTGCAGGGTACAGAGATCTTAGTTCACTCGTAGGGGAAATCCAGGACGTTTCGTGTAAGG CCCCAGCTGTCTTGACTCGCGGACGACATGTCTACTCCTGCTTGAACAGTGGCCTGTACCAGGTTGAAACAAATGGTTCCACAGCGCAGGTAAAG ATCGCTGTCACTGATGGCGCGCTCAGTGTCTACGGATCTGTGATCAACGCGACCCCGAACAAGGCCGGCCATGACTTTTTCAG TATCTCCACCCCGGCCACATCAACCACGCTACTGATGAATGACGTGCACAGACCCCTGTATCTCAATATCACCTCGTCTAGACGCAACAACGGCTGCAGTGGCAACTACACCATCGACATAGGCAACGTTGAAAGAGTTAATTTAA GCACTCCAGTTCTCtgtgtttaccatgacgtcaccaggCTCTGTTCTGTGGTGGACTTTTATCGTAACTTCTTCACGGTAGTGGAACCTCCAT acaaaataaCGAATCCCTGCAGGAGCAGTGACCCAGGATTTAAAGGTCATCCTACTGATCAGACGAAGTTCATCATATGTGGGGCTGATGGAACAGACAACGTGTTCCAGTGTCCTCAACATCATATCTACGACCAGAACATCAAGGACTGCATCGTTGGTGAACCATCTACTACCACGTCTACTACAACGACAGAGGCACCTATCACAACAATTGCAGGACAAACTACTACAATACCTCAACCGGCTACAACTATAAAGAAAACCACATTTTCATTAGCTCACACGCAAAGGTCAATTCCTTATACTACATCAACGGCATTTACGTCAAAACCTGCCACAGTAACAACTGCTTCAACCACTACAATTAAGCCACCGACTACATCTCCACAACCTGTTACATCCAAACTGAAAACCACCACCTTTCTATCAACATCCTCTGCAGCAGTCACAACAACGACATCTATTCCTGTTACTTCATCAGCAACTTCAATTCCTGATACTACATCAACGACATTTACGTCAAAACCTGCCACAGTAACAACTGTTTCTACCACTACAATTAAGCCACAGACTACATCTCCACAACCTGTTACATCCAAACTGAAAACCACCACCTTTCTATCAACATCCTCTGTGGCAGTCACAACAACGACATCTATTCCTGCTACTTCATCAGCAGCTTCAATTCCTGATACTACATCAACGACCTCTTTTCCCTCCTCTTCATCAACAACGTCCTCAAGACCTAGGACTGCACGTCCAATCATTCAGTCTTCGACAAATGTGTGGTCTGTATCCTCCATAACAACCAAACCTCCCTCAACAACTACAATCCGAGCTCATCCTAAAGTTGCATCCACTACAACATCTTCGATAGCATCTACGTTATTTCCGAACAGTCCCCCAAGTACCAATCCCTGCACTCACGAAACCAAGGGACGGCTCCTGCCCTACCCCAATGACGACACAAAGTACATTGACTGCTCCATTATTCCACACGTCGGCTATGTCATGACTTGCCAGGACGGCAAGATATGGGATCAGAGCATCCTCACTTGCACCAACAAGTATGTCATTGTCGATCCAAACCAGATGACCGTCGACAAGAACATTCACAACCCGTGCAGGATACACCTCAACAAACAAGATCTGTTTTACTTTCCCCACCCCGACAAAACCAAATTCATTCAATGCGACCAGTATGGGGATGCCTTCGTGAAGGCCTGCCCGAAAGATGAAGTTTGGCGACAAGCTATTCTCCAGTGCATACCCAACGCTTTTTGA